The following proteins are co-located in the Clostridiales bacterium genome:
- a CDS encoding ketoacyl-ACP synthase III — protein sequence MGVTIIGTGKALPELKVDNNKLAELVETDNQWIIDRTGIEARYVATKESGLDLSVAAAEEALGDIDKASIGLLVVATVTPDMLVPSMGALVKKTLGLENAIAYDINAACSGFIYGLWNVEALMKTHGIKRAMVIGVERLSRITNWEDRGTCILFGDGAGCAVLELSEEKTGIISSFVKNYDDVTDSLTCGMDYRNIPFAEDENNDMFLKMNGTQVFRFAVGAIGEVMDAVLQKSGIKADDVKYYVPHQANMRIILSAAQRMKQPLEKFQVNIQTTGNVSAASIPMALTDLMKSGKVEPGDKIMLVGFGGGLTAGAVLFEAV from the coding sequence TTGGGAGTCACAATCATAGGAACCGGCAAGGCGTTGCCGGAATTGAAAGTGGATAACAACAAGCTGGCTGAGCTGGTAGAAACAGACAATCAGTGGATTATAGACAGGACAGGGATTGAAGCAAGATACGTTGCAACAAAAGAAAGCGGATTGGATCTATCGGTAGCTGCCGCAGAAGAGGCGCTGGGCGATATTGACAAAGCCTCAATCGGCTTGCTGGTCGTTGCCACCGTTACACCGGATATGCTCGTTCCCTCAATGGGAGCACTTGTGAAAAAAACATTGGGTCTTGAGAATGCCATCGCATATGATATCAATGCGGCTTGCAGCGGATTCATCTACGGACTTTGGAACGTTGAAGCGCTGATGAAAACCCATGGAATTAAGCGTGCAATGGTCATCGGTGTAGAGAGGCTGAGCAGAATTACCAACTGGGAGGATAGAGGAACCTGCATTTTGTTCGGCGATGGTGCTGGCTGTGCGGTTTTAGAGCTTTCCGAAGAAAAAACAGGAATCATCAGTAGTTTTGTTAAAAATTATGATGATGTAACAGATTCCCTGACCTGCGGGATGGATTATAGGAATATCCCATTTGCAGAGGATGAGAATAACGATATGTTTTTAAAGATGAACGGAACACAAGTGTTCCGCTTTGCTGTGGGCGCAATCGGTGAAGTGATGGATGCGGTTCTTCAGAAATCAGGAATCAAAGCAGACGATGTGAAATATTACGTTCCCCATCAGGCGAACATGAGAATCATACTGTCGGCTGCACAGCGAATGAAGCAGCCCCTGGAAAAGTTTCAAGTTAATATTCAGACGACGGGCAATGTATCGGCAGCGAGCATTCCCATGGCTTTGACTGATTTGATGAAAAGCGGCAAGGTAGAGCCGGGAGACAAGATTATGCTGGTAGGTTTCGGTGGGGGACTTACGGCTGGAGCAGTGCTGTTTGAAGCGGTTTAG
- the fabK gene encoding enoyl-[acyl-carrier-protein] reductase FabK, with amino-acid sequence MVNICEMLGIEYPILQGGMAWIADAPLASAVSNAGGLGIVACGNADADYVRSEIRKTKEMTGKPFGVNVMLLNPHTDAIMDVICEEGVPVVTTGAGNPGKYIPKLKEHGIKVIPVVASVALAIRVERVGADAIIAEGLESGGHIGEATTMALLPQVVDAVKIPVIAAGGIGDGRGIAAAFMLGAKGVQLGTRFLVAKECTVAQSYKDMVLKAKDSDTVATGKSTGHPVRVLKNRLAREILSLEKRCADPSEIEKLGAGALRAAVKDGDMVNGSVMSGQIAGLIGREQTAKEMIEEMFEEAAAVYENRATICRPRGTILRNG; translated from the coding sequence ATGGTAAATATATGTGAAATGCTTGGAATAGAGTATCCCATTCTTCAAGGCGGGATGGCCTGGATAGCGGATGCCCCCCTTGCATCTGCTGTGAGCAATGCCGGAGGCCTCGGAATTGTGGCCTGCGGTAATGCGGATGCGGATTATGTGAGAAGTGAAATCCGCAAAACAAAGGAAATGACAGGCAAGCCGTTTGGTGTCAATGTTATGCTCCTGAACCCCCATACCGATGCTATTATGGATGTCATCTGTGAGGAGGGCGTGCCGGTGGTCACCACTGGAGCAGGAAACCCGGGCAAATATATTCCGAAGCTAAAAGAGCACGGGATCAAGGTAATTCCAGTAGTCGCATCCGTCGCGCTGGCGATCCGTGTAGAGCGGGTAGGGGCCGATGCAATCATTGCAGAAGGACTGGAGAGCGGAGGTCATATCGGTGAAGCAACCACAATGGCATTGCTTCCTCAGGTGGTTGATGCAGTAAAGATTCCTGTCATTGCCGCAGGAGGAATCGGAGATGGAAGAGGAATCGCCGCAGCCTTTATGCTGGGAGCAAAGGGCGTACAGCTGGGAACAAGATTCCTGGTCGCAAAGGAATGTACGGTGGCTCAGAGCTATAAGGATATGGTATTAAAGGCAAAGGATTCCGATACGGTAGCAACAGGCAAGAGCACCGGGCATCCGGTGCGCGTGCTGAAAAATAGACTCGCCAGAGAAATACTTTCGCTGGAAAAGAGATGCGCAGACCCTTCGGAAATTGAGAAGCTGGGAGCTGGCGCGCTGAGAGCGGCAGTGAAAGATGGTGACATGGTAAATGGCTCCGTCATGTCAGGACAGATCGCCGGGCTTATCGGCAGGGAGCAGACTGCGAAGGAAATGATCGAAGAAATGTTTGAGGAGGCAGCAGCTGTATATGAAAATAGGGCTACTATTTGCAGGCCAAGGGGCACAATACTCAGGAATGGGTAA